One genomic segment of Apostichopus japonicus isolate 1M-3 chromosome 23, ASM3797524v1, whole genome shotgun sequence includes these proteins:
- the LOC139964893 gene encoding alpha-(1,3)-fucosyltransferase 4-like — protein sequence MVLFTDVYQWLTPDMWAWAHGNRSEAQPWVLISLDSPLYASGLTPPEKFYHTSFNWIASYKSDSDVSLPFGYYEPFLQDRPLDMDLKSFVQNKTRLIAWMSSNCETLQWDRLRLVNELNEIIHVDMYGKCGEKEVPWNDRKVINTLLGNHKFYLSFENSCCDDYISEKFWRALDIGMVPIVVGASLEQYTKFAPPGSFIHVEQFPSLAALSVHITIVANNEEKYLEYCRWREKGRIVVISQEDQYVTPLQPQTQCSILERYLQYNSTREKRLNFMGKRWGGSCRGCGEHWIKKYMFSS from the coding sequence ATGGTACTTTTCACCGATGTTTACCAATGGTTAACACCAGACATGTGGGCCTGGGCTCACGGAAACAGATCGGAGGCTCAACCCTGGGTTCTTATATCCCTAGATAGCCCATTGTATGCCTCTGGGCTCACGCCTCCCGAGAAATTTTACCATACTAGCTTCAACTGGATTGCCTCATATAAAAGCGATTCAGATGTTAGCCTACCGTTCGGTTACTACGAGCCTTTCCTCCAAGATAGGCCACTTGATATGGATTTAAAATCGTTTGTACAAAATAAGACTCGTTTAATAGCATGGATGAGCAGCAACTGTGAGACGTTGCAGTGGGATCGTCTTCGGTTAGTGAATGAACTAAATGAAATTATACATGTAGACATGTACGGAAAATGCGGCGAGAAAGAAGTTCCTTGGAACGACCGAAAAGTAATTAATACTCTTCTCGGAAATCACAAATTTTATCTCAGTTTCGAAAATTCTTGCTGTGACGATTATATCAGCGAAAAATTCTGGAGGGCATTGGACATAGGCATGGTGCCAATCGTTGTTGGAGCATCTTTAGAACAATACACGAAATTTGCACCTCCAGGTTCTTTCATACATGTTGAACAGTTTCCTTCGTTAGCAGCATTAAGTGTTCATATAACTATCGTTGCAAACAACGAGGAGAAATACCTGGAATATTGCCGATGGCGGGAAAAGGGAAGAATTGTAGTTATTAGTCAAGAAGATCAATACGTCACACCTTTGCAGCCGCAAACACAATGTTCTATTCTTGAGAGATATCTACAGTACAATAGCACAAGGGAAAAGAGACTTAATTTCATGGGGAAGAGGTGGGGAGGGAGCTGCCGAGGATGCGGGGAACATTGGATAAAAAAGTATATGTTTTCCAGCTAG